Proteins from a single region of Harpia harpyja isolate bHarHar1 chromosome 14, bHarHar1 primary haplotype, whole genome shotgun sequence:
- the NR2F2 gene encoding COUP transcription factor 2 isoform X1 produces the protein MAMVVGAWRDPQDDVPGAQGTQPSQAPPVQGPPAGAPHTPQTPGPGGPPSTPAQTNPPSQQNQGDKQQQQQHIECVVCGDKSSGKHYGQFTCEGCKSFFKRSVRRNLSYTCRANRNCPIDQHHRNQCQYCRLKKCLKVGMRREAVQRGRMPPTQPTHGQFALTNGDPLNCHSYLSGYISLLLRAEPYPTSRFGSQCMQPNNIMGIENICELAARMLFSAVEWARNIPFFPDLQITDQVALLRLTWSELFVLNAAQCSMPLHVAPLLAAAGLHASPMSADRVVAFMDHIRIFQEQVEKLKALHVDSAEYSCLKAIVLFTSDACGLSDVAHVESLQEKSQCALEEYVRSQYPNQPTRFGKLLLRLPSLRTVSSSVIEQLFFVRLVGKTPIETLIRDMLLSGSSFNWPYMSIQ, from the exons ATGGCAATGGTAGTCGGTGCGTGGCGAGACCCCCAGGACGATGTGCCCGGAGCTCAGGGAACGCAGCCTTCGCAAGCCCCGCCGGTGCAGGGACCTCCGGCCGGGGCCCCGCACACCCCACAGACCCCGGGGCCCGGGGGCCCTCCCAGTACGCCAGCCCAGACCAACCCGCCAAGCCAGCAGAACCAAGgagacaaacagcagcagcagcagcacattgaATGTGTGGTTTGTGGGGACAAGTCTAGTGGCAAACATTATGGCCAGTTTACCTGCGAGGGTTGCAAGAGTTTCTTCAAGCGGAGTGTAAGGAGGAATCTCAGCTACACTTGTCGTGCCAACAGGAACTGTCCCATTGACCAGCACCACCGCAATCAGTGTCAGTACTGCCGCCTCAAAAAATGCCTCAAAGTTGGCATGAGACGGGAAG CGGTCCAGAGGGGCAGAATGCCACCCACACAGCCAACTCATGGTCAGTTCGCCTTGACAAACGGGGACCCTCTCAACTGCCATTCCTACCTATCCGGATATATCTCCCTTCTTCTGAGAGCAGAGCCCTACCCCACCTCCCGCTTTGGCAGTCAGTGCATGCAACCCAACAACATCATGGGCATCGAGAACATTTGTGAACTGGCAGCTAGGATGCTCTTCAGCGCGGTGGAGTGGGCCAGGAATATCCCCTTCTTCCCAGACCTCCAGATCACAGACCAGGTGGCCCTCCTGAGGCTGACCTGGAGCGAGTTGTTTGTCCTCAACGCTGCCCAGTGCTCCATGCCCCTCCACGTAGCTCcgctcctggcagctgctggcctccACGCTTCGCCAATGTCTGCTGACCGAGTGGTCGCCTTTATGGACCACATACGAATCTTCCAAGAGCAAGTAGAAAAACTGAAAGCATTGCATGTCGACTCTGCAGAATATAGCTGTTTAAAGGCCATAGTCCTCTTCACCTCAG ATGCCTGTGGTCTCTCTGATGTAGCCCATGTTGAAAGTTTACAGGAGAAGTCACAGTGTGCTTTGGAAGAGTATGTTAGGAGCCAGTATCCCAACCAGCCTACACGATTCGGGAAGCTATTACTACGTCTCCCCTCCCTTCGCACTGTCTCCTCTTCTGTCATAGAGCAATTGTTTTTCGTCCGTTTGGTAGGTAAAACCCCCATAGAAACCCTAATCAGGGATATGTTACTGTCTGGCAGCAGTTTTAACTGGCCTTATATGTCCATTCAATAA
- the NR2F2 gene encoding COUP transcription factor 2 isoform X3, which translates to MILPSPPPPPPPPPPPPPPPPPPPPRGPPPPARAHIECVVCGDKSSGKHYGQFTCEGCKSFFKRSVRRNLSYTCRANRNCPIDQHHRNQCQYCRLKKCLKVGMRREAVQRGRMPPTQPTHGQFALTNGDPLNCHSYLSGYISLLLRAEPYPTSRFGSQCMQPNNIMGIENICELAARMLFSAVEWARNIPFFPDLQITDQVALLRLTWSELFVLNAAQCSMPLHVAPLLAAAGLHASPMSADRVVAFMDHIRIFQEQVEKLKALHVDSAEYSCLKAIVLFTSDACGLSDVAHVESLQEKSQCALEEYVRSQYPNQPTRFGKLLLRLPSLRTVSSSVIEQLFFVRLVGKTPIETLIRDMLLSGSSFNWPYMSIQ; encoded by the exons ATgatccttccctctccccctcctcctcctcctcctcctcctcctcctcctcctcctcctcctc cccccccgccccgcggcccccctccccccgcccgcgCC cacattgaATGTGTGGTTTGTGGGGACAAGTCTAGTGGCAAACATTATGGCCAGTTTACCTGCGAGGGTTGCAAGAGTTTCTTCAAGCGGAGTGTAAGGAGGAATCTCAGCTACACTTGTCGTGCCAACAGGAACTGTCCCATTGACCAGCACCACCGCAATCAGTGTCAGTACTGCCGCCTCAAAAAATGCCTCAAAGTTGGCATGAGACGGGAAG CGGTCCAGAGGGGCAGAATGCCACCCACACAGCCAACTCATGGTCAGTTCGCCTTGACAAACGGGGACCCTCTCAACTGCCATTCCTACCTATCCGGATATATCTCCCTTCTTCTGAGAGCAGAGCCCTACCCCACCTCCCGCTTTGGCAGTCAGTGCATGCAACCCAACAACATCATGGGCATCGAGAACATTTGTGAACTGGCAGCTAGGATGCTCTTCAGCGCGGTGGAGTGGGCCAGGAATATCCCCTTCTTCCCAGACCTCCAGATCACAGACCAGGTGGCCCTCCTGAGGCTGACCTGGAGCGAGTTGTTTGTCCTCAACGCTGCCCAGTGCTCCATGCCCCTCCACGTAGCTCcgctcctggcagctgctggcctccACGCTTCGCCAATGTCTGCTGACCGAGTGGTCGCCTTTATGGACCACATACGAATCTTCCAAGAGCAAGTAGAAAAACTGAAAGCATTGCATGTCGACTCTGCAGAATATAGCTGTTTAAAGGCCATAGTCCTCTTCACCTCAG ATGCCTGTGGTCTCTCTGATGTAGCCCATGTTGAAAGTTTACAGGAGAAGTCACAGTGTGCTTTGGAAGAGTATGTTAGGAGCCAGTATCCCAACCAGCCTACACGATTCGGGAAGCTATTACTACGTCTCCCCTCCCTTCGCACTGTCTCCTCTTCTGTCATAGAGCAATTGTTTTTCGTCCGTTTGGTAGGTAAAACCCCCATAGAAACCCTAATCAGGGATATGTTACTGTCTGGCAGCAGTTTTAACTGGCCTTATATGTCCATTCAATAA
- the NR2F2 gene encoding COUP transcription factor 2 isoform X2, whose translation MQAIWDLEQGKYGFAVQRGRMPPTQPTHGQFALTNGDPLNCHSYLSGYISLLLRAEPYPTSRFGSQCMQPNNIMGIENICELAARMLFSAVEWARNIPFFPDLQITDQVALLRLTWSELFVLNAAQCSMPLHVAPLLAAAGLHASPMSADRVVAFMDHIRIFQEQVEKLKALHVDSAEYSCLKAIVLFTSDACGLSDVAHVESLQEKSQCALEEYVRSQYPNQPTRFGKLLLRLPSLRTVSSSVIEQLFFVRLVGKTPIETLIRDMLLSGSSFNWPYMSIQ comes from the exons CGGTCCAGAGGGGCAGAATGCCACCCACACAGCCAACTCATGGTCAGTTCGCCTTGACAAACGGGGACCCTCTCAACTGCCATTCCTACCTATCCGGATATATCTCCCTTCTTCTGAGAGCAGAGCCCTACCCCACCTCCCGCTTTGGCAGTCAGTGCATGCAACCCAACAACATCATGGGCATCGAGAACATTTGTGAACTGGCAGCTAGGATGCTCTTCAGCGCGGTGGAGTGGGCCAGGAATATCCCCTTCTTCCCAGACCTCCAGATCACAGACCAGGTGGCCCTCCTGAGGCTGACCTGGAGCGAGTTGTTTGTCCTCAACGCTGCCCAGTGCTCCATGCCCCTCCACGTAGCTCcgctcctggcagctgctggcctccACGCTTCGCCAATGTCTGCTGACCGAGTGGTCGCCTTTATGGACCACATACGAATCTTCCAAGAGCAAGTAGAAAAACTGAAAGCATTGCATGTCGACTCTGCAGAATATAGCTGTTTAAAGGCCATAGTCCTCTTCACCTCAG ATGCCTGTGGTCTCTCTGATGTAGCCCATGTTGAAAGTTTACAGGAGAAGTCACAGTGTGCTTTGGAAGAGTATGTTAGGAGCCAGTATCCCAACCAGCCTACACGATTCGGGAAGCTATTACTACGTCTCCCCTCCCTTCGCACTGTCTCCTCTTCTGTCATAGAGCAATTGTTTTTCGTCCGTTTGGTAGGTAAAACCCCCATAGAAACCCTAATCAGGGATATGTTACTGTCTGGCAGCAGTTTTAACTGGCCTTATATGTCCATTCAATAA